In Candidatus Goldiibacteriota bacterium, the following are encoded in one genomic region:
- a CDS encoding undecaprenyl/decaprenyl-phosphate alpha-N-acetylglucosaminyl 1-phosphate transferase, whose amino-acid sequence MEYFVIGTASFILGLILVPLAMKVAGIYGVVDKPGGKLKKHKKPVPYLGGLAIFLAFAIPVIAAKLILHQSLYGVVGIMAGATIMVVMGLIDDIKGLTPYVKMAVQLVTALIIIKVNMNIKFMDNNILNMMLTVIWVVGITNAMNLLDIMDGLAGGVAAAASAAFFAAAYLAGRTNNMIPAIALFGALCAFLVYNWKPAKIYMGDAGSLFLGFMMASLALNESYSRTNFVSVLSPLLILGVPIFDTFLVMMIRMGKGVLPIYGSNDHTAQRLLMMGFSKQGAVLAMIGMTVLLSALAIAGTFMKINSATLLYLGVAVAGMMLAMLIASVDMKNYHKVVHKKR is encoded by the coding sequence ATGGAATATTTTGTAATTGGAACCGCTTCTTTTATTCTTGGGCTTATACTTGTGCCGCTGGCCATGAAAGTCGCGGGCATATACGGCGTTGTGGATAAACCGGGAGGGAAACTGAAAAAACATAAAAAACCGGTGCCGTATCTGGGCGGGCTTGCCATATTTCTGGCTTTTGCCATACCGGTAATTGCCGCTAAACTTATCCTGCATCAGTCGCTTTACGGCGTTGTCGGAATAATGGCAGGCGCCACAATAATGGTGGTGATGGGGCTTATTGATGACATAAAAGGCCTTACACCCTATGTGAAAATGGCGGTTCAGCTGGTGACAGCCCTTATAATTATTAAAGTGAATATGAATATAAAATTTATGGACAATAACATATTGAATATGATGCTTACCGTGATATGGGTCGTAGGAATAACCAATGCCATGAACCTTCTTGATATCATGGACGGCCTTGCCGGCGGGGTTGCGGCGGCGGCGTCTGCGGCGTTTTTTGCGGCGGCATATCTTGCGGGAAGGACAAATAATATGATACCGGCTATCGCGCTTTTCGGCGCGTTGTGCGCTTTTCTTGTTTATAACTGGAAACCGGCAAAAATATATATGGGGGACGCGGGTTCGCTTTTTCTTGGTTTTATGATGGCGTCTTTGGCGTTAAATGAAAGTTATTCAAGGACAAATTTTGTATCGGTTTTAAGCCCTCTTTTAATTCTGGGTGTGCCTATTTTTGATACGTTTCTTGTGATGATGATAAGGATGGGTAAAGGCGTACTTCCCATTTACGGAAGCAACGACCACACCGCGCAGCGGTTATTAATGATGGGTTTTTCAAAGCAGGGCGCTGTGCTTGCAATGATTGGCATGACGGTTCTGCTGTCCGCGCTTGCCATAGCGGGTACGTTTATGAAAATTAATTCTGCCACGTTATTATATCTGGGTGTGGCGGTGGCGGGAATGATGCTGGCAATGCTTATAGCGTCGGTTGATATGAAAAATTACCACAAGGTCGTGCATAAGAAAAGATGA
- a CDS encoding tetratricopeptide repeat protein, which yields MRQYLLAVVFLLAAANVFCAPAEDMITRADVLMEQEMYSKAAAVYLTAEKTAPDNMLMGIYLNLGICFRKMNDNDKAIFYYKKAAAISPKMADIYYNIGLAYYYKGEYNNSITFYKKAIELSPKYTEAYGALAMAHRDMGNARLAVATILKALKISPDYAGGYNILGNCYEDKKNHTKAIEMYKKAIRLRPNYSSAFFNLGVVYDEIGQYINAIDAYKQAAAMETKDHGIYYNLGVTFMKVGNWFDAEDAFKKAIRLDPEHEASYENLVISLRKNKMGREADKWEQIRIQRFGEKF from the coding sequence GTGAGGCAATATCTTCTTGCGGTGGTTTTTCTGCTTGCGGCGGCAAATGTTTTCTGTGCGCCGGCGGAAGATATGATAACGCGCGCCGACGTGCTGATGGAACAGGAAATGTACAGCAAAGCCGCGGCAGTTTATTTAACAGCGGAAAAAACAGCGCCTGATAATATGCTTATGGGAATATATCTTAATCTGGGTATATGTTTCAGGAAGATGAATGACAACGACAAAGCCATATTTTATTATAAGAAAGCCGCTGCTATTTCGCCGAAAATGGCTGATATTTACTATAATATCGGCCTTGCTTACTATTATAAAGGCGAATATAATAATTCCATTACTTTTTATAAAAAGGCTATAGAACTTTCTCCCAAATACACAGAAGCATACGGAGCGCTTGCGATGGCGCACAGGGATATGGGAAATGCACGGCTTGCTGTGGCAACAATACTAAAAGCGCTGAAAATAAGCCCTGATTACGCGGGCGGCTATAATATACTTGGAAACTGTTATGAGGACAAAAAAAACCATACTAAAGCGATTGAAATGTATAAGAAGGCCATAAGGCTGCGCCCTAATTACAGTTCCGCGTTTTTTAACCTTGGAGTGGTTTATGATGAGATAGGCCAGTACATTAACGCGATAGATGCCTACAAACAGGCCGCAGCCATGGAAACAAAAGACCACGGTATTTATTACAATCTGGGCGTTACTTTTATGAAGGTGGGAAACTGGTTTGACGCGGAAGATGCCTTTAAGAAAGCTATACGGCTTGACCCTGAACATGAAGCGTCCTATGAAAACCTTGTCATAAGCCTTAGAAAAAATAAAATGGGAAGGGAAGCGGATAAATGGGAGCAGATAAGAATACAGCGGTTTGGCGAAAAGTTTTAA
- a CDS encoding tetratricopeptide repeat protein, producing the protein MKRLVIALCAAAVFTASSCTTMQKHKVVPEPKTKQEEENLETQAKNYYEDGKYPEAIDNLRALLKKDPKNPKYWSQLGSAYAQINQLDYSIESFKNAIKHDPKNIKAMYNLSIVYGEKGNPTQALKVAKQALKLQPRNPLLQASLGNSLIDTEDYKNAKKVYTNIVTAKPDFEVGHFNLGVINYKERNLDDAEKNYMEALSLNGSDVDARQNLSAIYILQNKYEEAIQQLNEVIAMNPEDDITLENAYFNLGVANLRLQRYPQALKAFETAIDIEPWDMAAYVNAAILAEELGQNEKAIKYWTRYDRLLPVNKRKKEIKAKLKQLGAKTEKQAVPASGTAKPASEEKKQ; encoded by the coding sequence ATGAAAAGATTAGTGATAGCGTTATGCGCTGCGGCGGTTTTTACGGCTTCTTCGTGCACCACTATGCAGAAACATAAAGTGGTTCCGGAACCCAAGACAAAGCAGGAAGAGGAAAACCTTGAAACGCAGGCCAAAAATTATTATGAAGACGGAAAATATCCGGAAGCCATAGATAATTTAAGGGCGCTGTTAAAAAAGGACCCCAAGAACCCCAAATACTGGAGCCAGCTTGGAAGCGCGTACGCCCAGATAAACCAGCTGGACTATTCCATTGAATCCTTTAAAAACGCGATAAAACATGATCCTAAAAATATTAAAGCCATGTATAACCTTAGCATTGTTTACGGCGAAAAAGGCAATCCGACACAGGCGTTAAAGGTGGCAAAACAGGCGTTAAAACTTCAGCCCAGAAACCCCCTTCTGCAGGCAAGCCTTGGCAATTCGCTTATTGACACGGAAGATTACAAGAACGCGAAAAAAGTTTATACCAATATTGTAACCGCAAAACCGGATTTTGAAGTGGGCCATTTTAACCTTGGGGTAATTAATTATAAAGAACGCAACCTTGATGACGCGGAAAAAAATTATATGGAAGCCCTTTCTTTAAACGGCAGCGATGTTGATGCAAGGCAGAACCTTTCCGCCATTTATATTCTGCAGAATAAATATGAAGAGGCGATACAGCAGCTTAATGAAGTTATCGCAATGAATCCTGAAGATGATATAACCCTGGAAAATGCCTATTTCAATCTGGGTGTTGCGAATTTAAGGCTTCAAAGGTATCCGCAGGCGCTGAAAGCTTTTGAAACCGCCATAGATATAGAACCGTGGGATATGGCGGCCTATGTTAACGCGGCTATACTGGCTGAAGAACTGGGGCAGAATGAAAAGGCAATCAAGTACTGGACAAGGTACGACAGGCTTCTTCCGGTTAACAAAAGGAAGAAAGAGATAAAGGCAAAGTTAAAACAGCTGGGCGCAAAAACAGAAAAGCAGGCTGTGCCTGCAAGCGGTACGGCGAAACCCGCCTCAGAGGAAAAGAAACAGTGA
- a CDS encoding glycosyltransferase, giving the protein MKILAISPVYPYPPHDGDRIRVNSILKRLAEKHTVRVVTFAGIKELTKPVDFKCQKTDVVRIGRFAILLNVTAAFFTGKPMNVAAYDSKDMRAAVNKAVEEFKPDVIYCHRIRTAPYALSYNIPAVIDVVDSLGLYLQRQSKKSAGLLRKIYAALDKNRVLMFERNLGSNFKKIFINYEEDAEFLKPADVISAPNGAEICDMKKAPGKNNGVFTLGFFGDFNYAPNKDGLKILLKKVWQKYYKSDKSIRLIIAGKNSEALCSTGNNIVVKGYISDMQKEIKSWDASIAPVFYGAGRQNKVLLSWACGVPVIASDFAAKGVLGKDGINLLSAASPEGFAKSVEKLRRNKALGPKLAKGGRLTLKRNFSWDKSALIIEREIKNAVRRKK; this is encoded by the coding sequence GTGAAAATACTTGCAATTTCACCCGTGTACCCTTATCCGCCTCACGACGGCGACAGGATCCGCGTAAACAGTATTTTGAAAAGGCTGGCAGAAAAGCATACGGTAAGAGTTGTAACTTTTGCGGGTATTAAGGAACTAACAAAGCCTGTGGATTTTAAGTGTCAGAAAACCGACGTGGTCCGGATAGGCAGGTTTGCTATACTTTTAAATGTGACAGCGGCTTTTTTTACGGGTAAACCGATGAATGTGGCGGCGTATGATTCCAAAGATATGAGAGCGGCGGTAAATAAAGCCGTGGAAGAATTCAAACCGGATGTAATTTACTGCCACCGGATAAGAACCGCCCCTTACGCGCTTTCCTATAATATACCCGCTGTTATTGACGTTGTGGATTCGCTGGGATTATATCTTCAGAGGCAGTCAAAGAAAAGCGCCGGCCTGTTGAGAAAAATCTACGCGGCACTGGATAAAAACAGGGTGTTAATGTTTGAAAGAAACCTTGGCAGCAATTTTAAAAAGATATTTATAAATTATGAAGAGGATGCGGAATTTTTAAAACCGGCGGACGTAATTTCCGCGCCAAACGGCGCTGAAATATGCGATATGAAAAAAGCACCCGGTAAAAATAACGGCGTCTTTACGCTTGGTTTTTTTGGCGACTTTAATTATGCGCCAAATAAAGACGGCCTTAAAATACTGCTTAAAAAGGTATGGCAAAAATATTATAAATCTGATAAAAGTATAAGGTTAATAATAGCCGGGAAAAATTCCGAAGCTTTATGTTCTACAGGTAATAATATTGTGGTAAAAGGTTATATATCAGATATGCAAAAAGAGATAAAAAGCTGGGATGCTTCCATAGCCCCCGTGTTTTACGGCGCGGGCAGGCAGAATAAAGTCCTGTTATCCTGGGCATGCGGAGTGCCGGTAATAGCATCTGATTTTGCCGCCAAAGGCGTGCTTGGTAAAGACGGCATAAACCTTTTATCCGCCGCTTCGCCGGAAGGCTTTGCAAAGTCGGTTGAAAAGTTAAGGCGTAATAAAGCCCTTGGCCCAAAGCTGGCAAAAGGCGGCAGGCTTACTTTAAAAAGAAATTTCAGCTGGGACAAATCAGCGCTGATAATTGAACGTGAAATTAAAAATGCGGTACGGAGAAAAAAATGA
- a CDS encoding RNA polymerase sigma factor: MDRADLEIITDIKSGKKGAADELIIRYQKRVYNMAFGLTADYNKAWDISQEVFIKVIRNIGSFRGDSSFWTYLYRITMNAFYDNGRKQKVQSRFRNMTDMESDDPDDRGFDIKDCVNIEEDYEKKSLKENITDAMQGLTDIQRQVFMLKNLEGYKIREISGIIGISEGTVKSHLNRAMEKIKNATEGGNQK; encoded by the coding sequence ATGGACAGAGCGGATCTGGAAATTATAACGGATATAAAGTCCGGCAAAAAAGGCGCGGCAGATGAGCTTATTATAAGATACCAGAAAAGGGTATATAATATGGCTTTTGGCCTGACGGCTGATTACAATAAGGCCTGGGATATTTCCCAGGAAGTGTTCATTAAAGTCATAAGAAATATAGGCTCTTTCAGGGGCGACAGTTCTTTCTGGACATATTTATACCGTATTACAATGAACGCTTTTTATGATAACGGCAGAAAACAGAAGGTGCAGTCGCGGTTCAGGAATATGACAGACATGGAAAGTGATGACCCGGATGACCGCGGGTTTGACATAAAGGACTGCGTTAATATAGAAGAAGATTACGAAAAAAAATCACTAAAAGAGAATATAACTGACGCCATGCAGGGATTGACAGATATTCAGCGGCAGGTGTTCATGTTAAAGAACCTTGAAGGATATAAAATCAGGGAGATTTCAGGAATTATCGGAATATCAGAAGGTACTGTAAAGTCCCATTTAAACAGGGCGATGGAAAAGATAAAGAATGCTACAGAAGGAGGTAATCAAAAATGA
- the rimI gene encoding ribosomal protein S18-alanine N-acetyltransferase — protein sequence MDFYIKNVSKNDLAEILEIEKVCHARPWDEKAFNVEISKFFSGLSFFFAARDKVSDRLLGYIIADKIADYAHISNVAVAPEFRKNGIATGLLKQVERQVFAAGLSSLTLEVRDNNEAALEMYKKFGYEVKGRRPKLYEDKYDGLIMWKRL from the coding sequence ATGGATTTTTATATAAAAAATGTATCCAAAAATGACCTTGCTGAAATACTGGAAATTGAAAAAGTATGCCACGCCAGGCCGTGGGATGAAAAAGCTTTTAATGTGGAGATTTCAAAGTTTTTCAGCGGGCTTTCATTTTTTTTTGCCGCCAGGGATAAGGTTTCAGACAGGCTTTTGGGTTATATAATTGCTGATAAAATTGCGGATTACGCGCACATTTCAAACGTGGCTGTCGCGCCGGAATTCAGAAAAAACGGCATAGCCACAGGGCTTTTAAAACAGGTGGAAAGGCAGGTGTTTGCCGCCGGGCTTTCTTCGCTGACACTTGAAGTAAGGGATAATAATGAAGCCGCGCTTGAAATGTATAAAAAATTCGGGTATGAGGTTAAGGGAAGAAGGCCTAAACTCTATGAAGACAAATATGACGGCCTTATAATGTGGAAAAGGCTTTAA
- a CDS encoding 3',5'-cyclic-nucleotide phosphodiesterase gives MKIKVLGCYGGQLPGKHNSGFILDGELLIDAGTIALNSTIEEQRGIRSVLISHSHMDHIGGLPFFAVNIVSNKADTVKIAASEFTIDAIKNHLLNGVVWPDFTKIKNFGSQDIFSYMPIKENEWFELGGYKIKAVAVNHTVPTFGFLIGKEDHYIMYTGDTKTTDNIWAEAVKLGDKLKTVFAEVSFPNELKALAEASAHYVPKTLHEDLKKLGSLKPKVYVYHIKPEYFKKVKKELAAIPGLKVTPLQEKKEYAV, from the coding sequence ATGAAAATAAAAGTACTGGGGTGTTATGGCGGGCAGCTGCCGGGCAAGCACAATTCAGGTTTTATTTTAGACGGGGAACTTTTAATAGACGCGGGCACTATAGCGCTTAATTCAACAATTGAAGAACAGCGCGGCATTCGCAGCGTCCTTATTTCGCACTCGCATATGGACCATATCGGGGGGCTTCCGTTTTTTGCTGTTAATATTGTAAGCAATAAAGCTGACACCGTAAAAATCGCGGCGTCGGAATTTACGATTGACGCCATTAAGAACCATCTGTTAAACGGCGTGGTATGGCCGGATTTCACAAAAATAAAAAATTTTGGCAGCCAGGATATTTTTTCGTATATGCCGATAAAAGAAAATGAATGGTTTGAACTTGGCGGATATAAAATAAAAGCGGTTGCTGTAAACCACACTGTTCCCACGTTCGGGTTTCTGATAGGAAAAGAAGACCATTACATAATGTATACGGGGGACACAAAAACCACTGATAATATCTGGGCGGAAGCCGTAAAACTGGGCGATAAACTTAAAACGGTTTTCGCGGAAGTATCTTTCCCGAATGAACTTAAAGCGCTTGCGGAAGCCAGCGCCCATTATGTGCCAAAAACGCTGCACGAAGATTTAAAAAAACTTGGATCCTTAAAACCCAAAGTATATGTGTACCACATCAAACCGGAATATTTCAAAAAAGTAAAAAAAGAGCTTGCCGCCATACCGGGGCTTAAAGTGACTCCTTTGCAGGAAAAAAAGGAGTACGCGGTTTAA
- a CDS encoding O-antigen ligase family protein, giving the protein MKYAKLAGKGFELSVLLTAFMSVLVVNPAGSDPFWVAEKYFFTASVMLSAAFFAVSCALSRRVIIPRSPYGFPLFIFMAVTFFGIFAVYNTHEFFDRLFLNSCYIIFMYLIIAASAADEKGGFFEKLLSVYLLSAFIAALYGIMQSAGIDFMPWSTNFDRRASSTLGNPNFLAGHLLILIPVTYMLALEKNGLQRAVYGLMAAVFTAALFLTQTRGAYLGWAVSVIAAAIMVLKMKVIKKRLVFILSAALIFAGLLFIVINPSALDRIKSAASMQDESGRIRVILWKNSIKLISEKPIFGTGAGNFPITYPFYQSANMKPADFEKADYYKSGHAHNDFIQFAAEYGLPAAGLFFMFIFIFFRNAFIAYKENEDGRFAAAGIFAGIAGLMVHAFFNFPFQIVPTCASFFAMAAYVCVLSGRAEFEEKEINKNSYIAWVITLMIIVLAAYGSKRLTADNYLRQAKEAQHYGNLNGSFEYAQDAVRVFPDGHEYLYYAGAAARLVKNSNASMEYFKKAFDLNRGDWDYSMKLFEEYVIRRMAPEMLAPAASLYMVSPYSPRAIGAFGYSLFVNSKLQEAAVVFEKGMAMWPDNYDFPYQASAVYGSMGDNEKALSYASKAVAMAPNHSGALFNLAVAYYKTGNKTQAVKIARDLIRMFPDEKQKAEDFIKALK; this is encoded by the coding sequence GTGAAATACGCGAAACTTGCGGGGAAAGGTTTTGAATTATCGGTTTTATTGACCGCCTTTATGTCTGTGCTGGTGGTTAATCCTGCCGGTTCTGACCCTTTTTGGGTGGCGGAAAAATACTTTTTTACGGCGTCTGTTATGCTGTCAGCCGCTTTTTTTGCCGTGTCCTGCGCTTTATCACGCAGGGTGATAATCCCTCGTTCCCCTTATGGATTCCCGCTCTTTATATTTATGGCTGTAACTTTTTTCGGCATTTTTGCTGTTTACAATACGCATGAATTTTTTGACAGGTTATTTCTTAACTCCTGTTACATAATATTTATGTACCTTATCATTGCCGCATCTGCTGCGGATGAAAAGGGGGGCTTTTTTGAAAAACTTCTGTCAGTTTATCTCTTATCGGCATTTATTGCCGCGCTTTACGGAATAATGCAGTCTGCCGGAATTGATTTTATGCCGTGGTCTACCAACTTTGACCGCAGGGCATCTTCCACGCTTGGAAATCCCAACTTTCTTGCCGGGCACCTGTTAATTCTTATACCTGTTACTTATATGCTTGCCCTGGAAAAAAACGGGCTTCAAAGGGCGGTATACGGTTTAATGGCGGCGGTTTTTACCGCGGCTCTTTTTCTGACACAGACAAGGGGAGCTTATCTTGGCTGGGCGGTATCAGTTATAGCGGCGGCAATTATGGTTTTAAAAATGAAGGTGATTAAAAAAAGGCTTGTGTTTATATTATCGGCAGCGCTTATCTTTGCGGGCCTTTTGTTTATTGTAATTAACCCATCAGCTCTTGACAGGATAAAGAGCGCGGCTTCAATGCAGGACGAATCCGGCAGAATACGCGTGATACTTTGGAAAAATTCAATCAAACTGATTTCAGAAAAACCGATATTCGGGACAGGCGCGGGAAACTTTCCCATTACCTATCCTTTTTACCAGTCAGCCAATATGAAACCCGCGGATTTTGAAAAAGCGGATTATTATAAATCCGGCCACGCGCATAATGATTTTATTCAGTTTGCGGCGGAATACGGGCTGCCCGCGGCAGGTTTATTTTTTATGTTTATTTTTATATTTTTCAGGAATGCGTTTATTGCATATAAGGAAAATGAAGACGGCCGTTTTGCTGCGGCCGGAATATTTGCCGGCATAGCCGGTTTAATGGTTCACGCGTTTTTTAATTTTCCTTTTCAGATCGTGCCCACTTGCGCGTCTTTTTTTGCCATGGCCGCGTATGTCTGTGTTTTGTCCGGCAGGGCTGAATTTGAAGAAAAGGAGATTAATAAAAACAGCTATATTGCGTGGGTAATTACGCTGATGATAATTGTTTTGGCTGCTTACGGGTCAAAAAGGTTAACGGCGGATAATTATTTAAGGCAGGCAAAAGAAGCGCAGCATTATGGAAATCTTAATGGTTCTTTTGAATACGCGCAGGATGCTGTAAGGGTTTTTCCTGACGGCCATGAATACCTGTATTATGCGGGCGCTGCCGCAAGGCTGGTTAAAAATTCAAACGCGTCCATGGAGTACTTTAAAAAGGCATTTGATTTAAACAGGGGTGACTGGGATTACAGCATGAAATTATTTGAAGAATATGTTATAAGGCGCATGGCTCCGGAAATGCTTGCGCCGGCAGCTTCATTATATATGGTTTCCCCGTATTCGCCCAGGGCGATAGGCGCTTTTGGATATTCGCTGTTTGTAAATTCCAAACTGCAGGAAGCGGCCGTGGTATTTGAAAAAGGAATGGCAATGTGGCCGGATAATTATGATTTTCCCTATCAGGCATCCGCGGTATACGGGTCAATGGGTGATAATGAAAAGGCGCTGTCATACGCGTCCAAAGCCGTGGCTATGGCGCCAAACCATTCGGGCGCGCTTTTTAACCTTGCGGTGGCTTACTATAAAACCGGAAATAAAACTCAGGCGGTAAAGATAGCACGCGACCTTATCAGGATGTTTCCGGACGAAAAACAAAAAGCGGAAGATTTTATAAAAGCCTTAAAATAA
- a CDS encoding DUF3106 domain-containing protein — protein sequence MYKKIILAAVMVIFASFTFAADVKSAAGDENAASMKKETKESWDTLEPDEKEKIRKIYSDWEEVSHEKKMWIIKNHKKLKEMDPEEKERLKEAYKEWEKLSPHMKKILKEKYEQWKKLSPEEKQKIKKAYEKYQKMSPAERKVLREKAKEKK from the coding sequence ATGTATAAAAAAATTATTCTGGCGGCGGTAATGGTTATTTTTGCTTCTTTTACTTTTGCGGCGGATGTTAAATCCGCGGCGGGTGATGAAAACGCGGCTTCGATGAAAAAAGAAACAAAAGAATCATGGGACACGCTTGAACCGGATGAAAAAGAAAAAATAAGAAAAATATACAGCGATTGGGAAGAAGTCTCCCATGAAAAAAAGATGTGGATAATAAAAAATCACAAGAAACTAAAAGAGATGGACCCGGAAGAAAAAGAAAGGTTAAAAGAAGCGTACAAAGAATGGGAAAAGCTTTCCCCCCATATGAAGAAGATTTTAAAGGAAAAATATGAGCAGTGGAAAAAACTGTCTCCCGAGGAAAAACAGAAAATAAAAAAGGCGTATGAAAAATATCAGAAGATGTCGCCCGCAGAACGCAAAGTTTTAAGGGAAAAGGCAAAAGAAAAGAAATAG
- a CDS encoding DUF2723 domain-containing protein, whose product MAVMPDKKAVIASFVFIAVFFVYLHTLNPVFHANDSPETAACAVTLGIQHPPGYPLFSLVGKIFTFIPAGNPGFRVNLLAAFCGASGAALIFLIIAGIFRRKEKMFSVYSVSAAAAFVFAMTYTVWSESLSSKGGIYTLNAMLFLLVVYFLFKWDKASDSRYFYTASLIYGISLGNHWESMAVVLPGIFVYVLFVFKKMKLNTAQIIRKLGSALIFMVPGIFLYMYLIIRSNSGALLNWGNPADLKQLLWVIFRAQYTDMEKARDLAVIIKQSARVISHLVNEMTPAGLLLAITGAAALFISKRKKELVLFGVILISVCGALALYFNLKDEMIWIMDVFMVPVYASMAVFSAAAVLWLADKAGKKAAVIIGVFFILPFAMASSTYRKADQSRYYYNYDFGMNIIKSVDTPGIALLEGDFNVMPQMYFKYVAHRTEFCPVTTLFLYVPWGIDNLKRECPGVLLNPGKDFNYSQKIDNLMANNYRTSDIYVSVFRKAFEEFYPAGNAMLAPNGLMMKFTPDKKGNLTNAEANLKKLSYRNVYYDKLYMNNTTEFCVSNYSSAYTELGNAFRDYNMDEKAVFYLERAAELATTPTKAETLTHLGVQYSKMLRYNDSVKVYLEAIKIKPSVIEAYSNLAGVYNNIKEYDRAIDICEKGIRQNPSFAEVYNNMGIAYYYKGNKQKAIELLSKSLSLNPQSVMTRQNLEIIKKETGGR is encoded by the coding sequence ATGGCAGTGATGCCTGATAAAAAAGCCGTCATAGCATCGTTTGTTTTTATTGCGGTATTTTTTGTGTATCTGCATACCTTAAATCCGGTTTTTCATGCCAATGATTCGCCGGAAACCGCGGCGTGCGCGGTGACGCTTGGGATACAGCATCCGCCGGGTTATCCGCTCTTTTCCCTTGTAGGAAAAATTTTTACTTTCATTCCTGCCGGTAATCCTGGGTTTAGGGTAAACCTGCTGGCCGCTTTCTGCGGCGCGTCAGGCGCGGCTCTGATATTTCTTATTATTGCGGGGATTTTCCGCAGAAAAGAAAAGATGTTTTCCGTTTACTCTGTATCGGCAGCCGCGGCTTTTGTTTTTGCGATGACGTATACAGTATGGTCGGAATCCCTGTCTTCCAAAGGGGGGATTTATACTTTAAACGCAATGCTGTTTTTGCTGGTTGTTTATTTTCTTTTTAAATGGGATAAGGCATCGGACAGCAGGTATTTTTATACGGCATCTCTCATATACGGCATTTCTTTGGGGAATCACTGGGAAAGTATGGCGGTTGTGCTGCCGGGAATTTTTGTTTATGTGCTGTTTGTATTTAAAAAAATGAAATTAAACACCGCACAGATAATAAGAAAACTGGGCTCTGCTCTTATATTCATGGTGCCGGGTATTTTTCTTTATATGTACCTGATAATAAGGTCCAATTCCGGCGCGCTGTTAAACTGGGGAAATCCGGCGGACTTAAAACAGCTTTTGTGGGTGATATTCAGGGCCCAGTATACGGATATGGAAAAAGCCAGAGATTTGGCTGTAATCATAAAACAGTCTGCAAGGGTAATTTCTCACCTTGTAAATGAAATGACACCGGCAGGGCTGCTGCTTGCAATAACAGGGGCTGCTGCCCTTTTTATTTCCAAAAGAAAAAAAGAACTTGTGCTTTTCGGAGTAATTCTTATTTCTGTCTGCGGGGCGCTGGCATTATATTTTAACCTTAAAGATGAAATGATATGGATAATGGATGTTTTTATGGTACCGGTTTACGCGTCAATGGCTGTTTTTTCTGCTGCCGCGGTGCTGTGGCTGGCGGATAAAGCAGGTAAAAAAGCCGCGGTGATAATCGGTGTTTTCTTTATACTTCCTTTTGCCATGGCGTCATCGACATACAGAAAAGCTGACCAGTCGCGGTATTATTACAACTATGATTTTGGAATGAACATAATAAAGTCCGTAGATACTCCGGGAATCGCGCTTTTAGAGGGGGATTTTAATGTGATGCCGCAGATGTATTTTAAATATGTGGCGCATAGAACGGAATTCTGTCCTGTCACAACGCTTTTTCTTTATGTGCCGTGGGGTATTGATAATTTAAAGAGGGAATGCCCGGGCGTGCTTTTAAATCCCGGAAAAGATTTTAACTACTCGCAAAAAATAGATAACCTTATGGCCAACAATTACCGTACGTCTGATATTTATGTCTCTGTTTTCAGGAAGGCCTTTGAAGAATTTTATCCGGCGGGCAACGCCATGCTGGCGCCCAACGGGCTTATGATGAAATTCACCCCTGACAAAAAAGGCAATTTAACAAACGCGGAGGCAAATTTAAAAAAACTTTCATACAGAAATGTTTACTATGATAAATTGTATATGAACAACACCACGGAATTCTGCGTGTCCAATTATTCCAGCGCTTATACAGAACTTGGCAACGCTTTTAGGGATTATAATATGGATGAGAAAGCGGTCTTTTATCTGGAACGCGCGGCAGAACTTGCGACAACGCCCACAAAAGCGGAAACCCTTACTCATCTGGGAGTGCAGTATTCAAAGATGCTGCGGTATAATGACTCTGTAAAAGTGTATCTGGAAGCCATAAAAATAAAGCCTTCTGTCATAGAGGCGTATTCCAACCTTGCGGGGGTTTATAACAATATAAAAGAGTATGACAGGGCAATTGATATATGTGAAAAGGGAATCCGGCAGAACCCTTCATTTGCGGAGGTTTACAATAATATGGGGATAGCGTATTATTATAAAGGAAATAAGCAGAAAGCAATTGAACTTCTGTCAAAATCACTGTCGCTTAATCCGCAGAGCGTAATGACAAGGCAGAATCTTGAAATAATAAAAAAAGAGACCGGCGGGAGATAA